Genomic window (Flavobacteriales bacterium):
GGAGGAAGGCTTGGAGCGCTCGCCGATGGAGGAGTTCCGCAAGAGCCAAAAGGCGCCCAAGGAGGACGATCCCGATCAACCGATCATCGGTTACAAGCCCGGAAAGCAAATGGACCTGGGATTGGATTAGTCCCCCTAAGTGATCTTCCGAAGGGGTTCCTGAGGCACGACTTCTTTCGATCGAAATGGGCTCACACCGCGCAAAGGATCGGGATCCCCTTTTCGTTCACCAATAGGTCCTGCTTCTCCTTGTCCGCGATCTTCTTGTGGTCGCCGCTGGCGTTGGCCATGATGGCGATGCAGCTGGCGCCCACCTTGTTCGCATAGCGGATGGTGCGGACGGCGAAACCCTCGTAGAATTTCTCCACGGGCTCATGCACCTCTTCGTGTTTGATGCCTTCCTTGGCAAGGCGCTCCATCATCTTCACCTTGTTCGCCAAGAGCGTATTGCTGGTGGTGCTGCCTTCCTGCAGCTGCTGGTACACGTCAACTTCGGCCCCGGAGATCTTGGCCAGCAGGCATACGGCGTCCAATAGCGGAGTGATATCGGCATGGCCGGCCACCGGCATCAGTATGTGGCCTATGTTCTCCGTGCGCGGGGAATACATCTGCACCACCAACGTGGGGATGGGCACTTCGCGCACGAGCTTCAGCATGTCGGACCCCAGCCACTCCTGACGCAGACCTTGCACACCGTGTGTGCCGGCGACCATCAGGGCATGGCCGTTCTTGGCCTCGGCGACGATCTCCTTCAAGGGTGATCCCTCGCGGTCCACACGGTTCACTTTCACGCCTTGCTTTGACAACAGGTCCAAGGTCTTCACGTGCGGGCCGGGGTTTCCAATGTCGTTGTTCTTAACCTCCTCCTTGGTGAGCACATGGAAAAGTGTGACCTCCCCATTGCCCCGTTGGGCGATGTTCCCGGCATGGGAAAGAGCGATATCGGTGGCCAAGGTGAGGTCGGTGGGGCAGAGGATCTTCATCATGGATGTTAGTGGTAGGCGGGCACCAAACTACGTTTTTCTGCCGTTTGGATCACCATCGAAGGGCAATAGCGGGCGTATCCGCCCGGACGATCCGGCGTATGCTTGCAGGATGAAGACCGCGTTCACCCTGGTGTTCCTATCAGCTATTACGCTGGGTTCCAATGCCCAGACCAACATTGTTGAACTGGGCCATCTGGACTACGACAGCCTGCGCAGCAGCGATCTTTCCAATCTGTGGGGCTATGCGGATGAGGAGGGGAATGAGTATGCCTTGGTCGGGGTCAATGGCTCGGGGGCACCGAACAGCGGGGGACTTTCCGTGGTGAACGTTACCGACCCGGCCCATCCGGTGGAGGTCTTTTTCGCGCCGGGGCCGCCCAGCATCTGGCGGGAGGTGAAGGTGTGGGGAGATCATGCCTATGTGACCACCGAGGCGAATTTCGGCCTGCTGATCGTGGACCTGTCGCCGTTGCCGCAGAGCACGGACCTGCCGGTGACCATCTTCCATGGCCAGGGTTGGAACACGGCACACTCGCTCTTTATCGATGAAAATGGAAGGCTCTATGTGCAAGGCACTAACCGGGGAAACGGCGGGGTGATCATGTACGACCTTACTCAGGACCCCGAGGCACCGGTGGAGGTGGGGAGCTATGACCCGCTCTATTGCCACGACAGCTTTGCCCGGGGGGATACGCTCTATGCTGCGCATGTCTATCAGGGGATCTTCACCATCGTGGATGTCAGCGACCCGGCTTCTCCGGTCATGCTGGGATCGCATGCGTCCGCCTCGAATTTCACGCACAACCTGTGGCTTGACGATTCGGGACAATACCTTTTCAGCACGGATGAAGTGTCCAATGCGTACGTCGCGGCGTATGACATCGGCGACCCTACGGACATCCGTGAGGTGGACCGGCTCCGGAGCGATCCCGGGAACAATGTCATACCCCACAACACCTATTGGCTGGACCATTTCCTGGTGACCAGCTACTACACCTATGGCGTGGTGATCTACGATGCCACCCATCCGGAGAACCTCGTGGAAGTCGGGCATTTCGACACATCACCTTCTACCGGGTACGGCTTTCATGGTGATTGGGGCGTCTATCCGTTCCTGCCCAGCGGGAACTTGCTCATCAGCGACATTGAAGAAGGCTTGTACATCCTAGGGCCGACGTATGTGCATGCCAGCTGGCTTCAAGGCCTCATCACGGACGCGGGCACCGGGGATCCGGTGAACCAGGCCACGATCACCCTGGAAACCACCACGGCCGCGGACAGTACCGGTTTTGACGGGCTGTACGCATTGGGCACGGATGTTCCGGGAAGCTATACCGTCACGGTGTCAGCGGCAGGTTATCCGACGGCCACCATCTCGGGTGTCGAGCTGGAGAGTGGGCATGTCACCGTGCTGGACGTGCCGTTGGGGGGTGCCGTGAACGCCGGTTTGGCGGAGTTCACCGATCGCCCCTCGTTCTTCATCAGCCCGAATCCCTGTTCCGGAAGCTTTACACTGGAAATGGCAGGCCCAGCTATGTTGATGGTGGATGTGGTCGACACACAGGGCCGTGCGGTCATACCGTCGTTCCATATGGTGGGAACGGCGTACGGGGCAGTTGAGGACCTGATGCCGGGCGTGTATCTTGTGCGTGCCACGGACCTGGATGGTCAGGTACGTGTGCAGCGGTTGTTGGTGGAGCAGTGATCAGCGTTTCTTCGGCATGCCGGAGCAGTGCTGCTTGATCAGGCCGTCCACCTCCGGTGCGCCGCCCATGGCCTTGGACAGGGTGAGGTCATCACAGGCCTTGTCCTGATCGCCCTTTCGCAAATACAAAAGTGCACGGGTCCGGAGGGCATAGGGATTCGCAGCTTCCGCCTTCAAGCTGCGGTTCACGGCGGATAAGGCCTCCGCGTCACGGTCCAATTTCAGCAGCGCGTGGGCCTTATTGCTCAGTACCACCGGTTCGTCCTTGTCGAAGTCCAAGGCCCTGTCCAGCACTTGCACGGCTTCTTCGTACCGTTCAAGTTTGCTGAGTTCGAAGCCCCGGTTGCTCCAATTACCGATATCCCCCGGCTCTGCCGCGCACAGCCTTTCCAGCACGACCAAGCTCTTGGAGGGCTGGCCCGCGGCATCATAGAGCCGTGCCAAGGTCTTCATCGCGGGCAGGTCGTCCAAGCGTTCGTCCAGTCCCTCGGCGAGGTCGGTGATGGCCTGTGCGTTCATGCCCAGTGCGGCCTCGGCCTCACCCCGCAGGACCAAGGCCCGGCCCCAGAGTTCCCGGGTGCCTTTGGGCTGTACGCGTGAAGCGAACCCGATCGTTTCCGAGTTGTTGCCCGACCTGAATGCATAGAGCGCCCGTTGATAGTTGGCGTTGGCGTGCAGGCTGTCCAATTTCAATGCGCTCGCCACGTCCGTGATGAACTTGTCATACTTGCCCAAGTAGTACCAGCCACGTGCCCGGCCCGCATAGGTGTCCGCTGTGGGCGCAAGGGCAATGGCGGCGTCATACACTTCCATGGCCTTGGTGCCACGGTCGGCCTCCAACAGGCTGTCACCTTGGGCGATAAGCGCTGCGGCATCCTGGGCATGGGCGCCGGCCATTGCCGCGAGGAACCATACAATAAACAGGGAAACGGCGCGGTGTTTTGCCATGGCGGGCAAAGGTAGCCTTGTCGGCGTGGCTGTATCAATGTGTGCGTGGCAGGGGCACCATGTCCAATGGGGCAAGGCGTCCAGCTTCGAGCAAATGCAGTCCGGCCATGGCGATCATGGCCGCGTTGTCCGTGCAGTAGGAGAAGGGCGGGATGAACACCTCCACATTCTCCTTCTCGCCGAGCTCTTTCAACCGGGCCCGCAGCCCGCTGTTGGCCGCCACTCCGCCAGCAATGCCTACGCGGTCCACCTCGTGCAGGCGGATGGCGCGGCGTGTCTTGGCCATGAGGTGGTCGATGATGGCGTTCTGCAAAGAGGCACAGAGATCGTCACGTTCGGCCTTCGCGAAGCCGGGTTGTTTTTGCTCCCCGCGCTGCACCATCGCAACAAAGGCGGTCTTGATCCCGCTGAAACTGAGGTCCAGCCCGGTGATCGCCGGCTTGGGCAGGGCAAAGCGGTGCGGATCACCGGTGCGGGCATGAAGGTCCACCAAGGGGCCGCCGGGATAGGGGAGGCCCAGCACCTTGGCGCCCTTGTCGAAAGCCTCGCCGGCCGCGTCGTCCAGCGTGGTGCCGATGATCTCCATGTCCAACGGGGAACGGACCAGCACCAATTGCGTGTGACCGCCGCTCACGGTGAGGTTCAGAAAGGGGAAGGCGGGCATGGGCCGGTCCTGGCCGTCCCGGATGAAATGTGCCATCACGTGGGCCTGTACATGGTTTACCGCCAACAAGGGGATGTTCAGCGCCTGCGCCAAGGACCGTGCGAAGCAGGAACCCACGAGCAAGGCGCCGATCAGGCCCGGTCCGTTGGTGAACGCCACGGCGGAAAGATCCTCCTTCGCGATGCCTGCTGTGTCCAAGGCCTCGCGGACCACCGGTACGATGTGCTCCTGATGGGCCCGGCTGGCCAGCTCAGGCACCACGCCGCCCCACTTGGCATGAACCTCCTGGGAGGCCACCACGTTGGAGCGGAGCTCACCGTCCACCAATACGGCGGCCGCGGTCTCATCACACGAACTTTCGATGCCGAGAATGACCTGATGCACGGGCTGGGGCAAGAGCGGGGTTAATTTGGCCGATCGGGCCTGATGCTTGATAGTGTACAGCACACTACGAAGGTCCGAAGCTAAGCAGGGATGGCACAAAGGAAAGTGAAGCGGGTACGGCCGTGGCGCACTGGGCGCAGGGTGTTCCGTGTGCTTGCGGTGCTGTTTATTCTGGTGGTCTCCGTGGTCGGGGCGTTGATGACCCCGGCGGTGCAGACCTACCTGGCCCAGCAGCTCAGTACGACCCTCAGTGCGGAATTGGGTGCCGAGCTGCGCATCGGGCGCGTGGAGTTGCGGCTCTTCGGGGCGAACCGCTTGCACGGGGTCTTTATTGCGGACCTGAACGGCGACACCTTGGTGGCGGCGGATGAGATCTGGGTCCGCGGATTGAGGATCCACCCGGATGCCCATGTGCTGGAGGCCAAGCGTGTGGAGCTGCACCGCTCGCGATTTGCCTTGGCCAGGGCGGCTGACGACCCGCACAGCAACCTGACCAACCTGTTGGAAAAGCTCTCCTCGCCCTCCGGAAGCGACACCACCACCTCTGCACCGTGGTCTGTCCGTGTCGCCCAAGTGGACATCCGAGACCTGCATTTCAGCCACCATGACGGCCATCACGCCCGGCTGCCCTTCGGGGTGGACGTGAGCCACGTGGACATCCCTGACGCCAACATCATCGGCCGGGATTTTCTGCTAGCGGGCGATTCGATCCTTTTCCGGTTCGACCAACTTGCACTGACGGAGCAGAGCGGCTTGGTGATCAAGCAGTTGGCCGGTTCGGCACGGGTGGCCCCGCGGGGGATCAAGGTGGACCGGTTGCACTTGATCACAGGTGGCCAACATCCGGGCAGCACGGGCAGCGACATCCGCGGGGATATCGACCTGCGCTCGAAGAGCCTTGCCGAATTCGAGTACTACAATACCAAAGTGTTCATGTCGGCGCGCTTGGACAGTTCCCGGTTGCAGTTCGCCGATGTGGCACTTTTCGCACCGGACCTTGAGGGCGTGGATTATCTGGTCGCCGTGAGCGGCAAGGTACAAGGGCGGGTGAACGAGCTGAAAGGGCGGGACATGGACCTGTACTTCGGGAAGCGTTCCATATTCCGGGGAGACATCGAAATGACGGGCCTTCCCGATTTCCCGAACACCTTCATCGTGCTCGATGCGAGCAGTATCCGCACGGACCCCGGTGATCTCTCCTTGTTGCCCGTTCCTCCGTTCACGTCGAAGGCCACCTTGGTCCTCCCTCCTGAGGTGGAGCGGCTTGGGCGCTTGTCGTTCAGCGGGAACTTCACGGGCTTCATCAACTCCTTCACCACCTATGGAAGCGCGACCACCGAGGCGGGAACGTTGCGCAGTGACATCTCCTTCGAGCGGGATACGGTGACCAAATATTTCGAGCTGCGCGGAAAGTTGGCCACGGACGGCTTCGATCTCGGGAAGGTATTACAGAGCAAAGCGGTGGGCCGGATCGCCTTGGATACCAAGGTCGCAGCCCGGGGAAGGGACCTCAACACCATGGAGGCGGAGATCGAAGGGACTGTGCCCGAGCTGGGCTTGGCGCACTACACGATCGGCGGGATCACCCTGAACGGAAAGCTCGAAAAGAACCTCTTCAACGGCGAGCTGCACTGTCGCGACCCCAAGCTCAACTTGGATTTCAATGGCCTGGCGGACCTTCGCGGCAGGTGGCCGGACGTGGACTTCACAGCGGATGTTCGCCGGATGGACCTGCGTGCGCTGGGCCTCATCGGTGGGGACGGGTACAGCGACGTGGCCATGCAGATCAATGCCAAAGGCCAGCTCGCTCCGGACAGCCTGCAAGGGAAGATCAGGCTGCGGGAGGTGAGCTACTGTGAGGATTCCATCGATCTGCACCTCGGTGACATCGCACTGGACGCATGGCGCGACAAGGGTGTGCCTATGGTGAAATTGGAAAGCACCGTGGCGGATGCGATGATCAGCGGCCCTTTCTATCCGACATTGCTGCCCGGGGCCTTCCAAAGCGTGATCTTCAGCATCTTCCCTTCGATGCAGGAGCAGGTGAAATACGACCAAGAGGACCAGAACTTCACCTTCGACGCCACCTTGAAGGAGGCGCGATCCCTGCTGGAGCTGGTAGTGCCGGGCCTGGACCTTGCGGCGGGCACCCACGCCACCGGCAGGTTCAACAGCCGGACCTTCGACCTGGGCCTGGACGCGCACCTGCCGACCATCGGCTACATGGGCTACTCGGGTGATTCACTGGACATCACCTTGGGCAAGACCATGGACCTGGTCGCCTTCAGTATCAAGGGCAATGGCAAGATACGGAAGGACAGCAGTGTCACCCTCAGTGACCTGTACATCACCGGGACGGCTTACCAGGATGAAATACGCTTACGCGCGGATTGGGCCGGCGAGGACAGCGTGGCGAGCGGCACGGTGAACCTGAACGCATTGGTCAAGGGACCCGCGTCCGTATTGATCGACATTGAACCGAGCAGCGTGGACCTGGGCCAGGGTATTTGGCACAATGAACGCACGGCGCACATCCAAGTGGACAGCAGCACGATCACGATCGACACCCTGCTGATGTTGAACCAAGTTCAGGCCGTTCGGCTCGGTGGCACCATTGGGCGCGATCCCGGCCAAGCGCTCTCGTTTGAACTTCAGGACGTGCGTTCCGAGAACCTGAAGCCCCTTTACGATGGCCCGGTGGTGCATGGGGCCATCAGCGGCGACGGGCGGATCTTCGACCTGTACGGGAAACCTTACCTGCTGAGCTACCTGTGCGTGGACAGTTTGGCCATAGCGGACAAGCCCGTGGGCGATCTGCGTCTGGCCGCCACCTACAACGAGGGCGGGGATGCCATTGACGTAAATGGGTCATTGCAACGGGACACCTTGCGGGCCTTTGATTTTTCGGGGAAGGTCAATCCCGGCAAGGACCAGGAACTCGACCTGAAATTGCGCATGGACCGGTTCGACCTGCGCTTCATCGATCCCTATCTGCCGGAGGCGATCAGTGAGATACAAGGAAAGGTCACCGGTGTGGTCGATATCACCGGAAAGCTCAATGACCCGCAGATCAATGGCTCGGCCACGCTGGAGAATGCCGGCCTCCGCGTCAACTACCTGAACACCTTCTACAGCTTCTCGCACAAGGTTGACATCAAGCCGGACATGTTCGCATTGGACCAAGTGCTGTTGCATGACGATGAAGGCCACACGGCGACCGCCAACGGAACCATCATCCACCACGGGCTGAAGGACTGGAACTTCGACGTGAGCATGGACGTGGACAATATGAAAGTGCTGGACACCGATGCGCGCCGGAACGAGCTGTACTATGGGAAGGCCTATGCGATGGGGATCCTGGGCATCAGCGGTTATGCGGACAACCTGGAGATCAACGTGGACGCAGCCACAGGGCCGGGCACGGACATCCATTTCCCGTTGGGGGCCAGCCAGGAAGTGGGCGGCATCTCCTTCGTCCGCTTCACCGGCAATGGCATCTCAGCGGAACAGAGCGACCAGGCGGTGGACCTCAGCGGGATCCGGCTGGACATGAAAGTGGCGGTGACCCCGGATGCACGCTTCGAGCTGATCTTCGATCCCACGGTGGGGGATATCATGCGCGGGCGGGGCAACGGCAACATCGCCATGGCGGTGACCCCCTCGGGCGATTTCAGCATGAAGGGCGACGTGGAACTGGTGGACGGGGATTACCTCTTCACGTTGCGCAATCTGGTGAACAAGCGCTTCGGCGTGGAGCCCGGGGGGCACATCACTTGGTACGGCGACCCCTTCAACGCCATTATCGATGTGGATGCGGTGTACCGGCTCCGTGCCAGCCTCTATGACGTGATCCCGCCGGCCCTTCGCACCGAGGCCTACAAGAAGCGCTTCCCCGTGGAAGTGCTCATGCACTTGTCACAGAACCTGATGAACCCGGAGATCGGATTCGATGTGAGGCTGCCTTCGGTGGACGAGGGCGTGCGCACCCAGGTGAACAGCGCCTTGGCCACACCGGACGACATGAACAAGCAGGTTTTCTCCTTGATCGTCCTGAACCGCTTCCTGCCCAGCGATGCCACGGGAGGGCCTTCGGACAACAGCGGACTGGGCGGTGCGACCGCGGCCACGGGCACCGAGCTCCTCAGCAACCAGTTGAGCAACTGGCTCAGCTCCTTCAGCAGCAACTTCGATCTGGGCGTGAACTGGCGTACGGGCGATGTGATCTCACAGGATGAGGTTGAACTGGCGGTCAGCACGGCCATCTTCAACGACCGGCTACAACTGAACACGAACGTGGGCGTGGCCTACGGTGCAGGAGGAACGCAACAGGGTTCCAACACCGTCATTGGCGATTTTTCCGCCGAGTACAGCCTTACCCAGGACGGTAAGTTGCGCTTCAAGGCGTTCAGCCAGAGCAACGACCGCAATTTGAACCAAGTGGACCAGGCGCAGACCACCCAGGGCGCGGGCCTGGCCTATCGCGAGGAGTTCGACACGTTGGGTGAATTCTTCCGCAAGGTGACGACGGTGTTCCGGAAGAAGGACAAGAAGTAGTTCCTCACAAAGGTTTATCCGCAGATGTCGCAGATGCCACGGATAATGCTGTCCGATACCGATCGGACCTCCGACTTCTGAGGACGATACTTGGCTTCTTCCGCGCAGCCGAACTTCTGCGTGATCTGTGACATCCGCGGTTCTCTTCCTCGGCAGCCGCATGCTCTCCATCCAGAAGACACATCTGCGTCCATCTGCGACATCTGCGGTTCTCTTCCTCGGCGGTCCGACGATCAACCTTCCAGGTCCAGGTGGTGGCCCATCTTCAGCTTCTTGGTGAGCAGGTACTTGTGGTTGTGCTCGTTGGGCACGATCTGGATGGGGATGTTCTCGGTGATCTCCAAGCCGTAGCCCACCAGACCGGTGCGCTTCTTCGGGTTGTTGGTGAGCAGACGCATCCGCCGTACACCGAGGTCATGCAGGATCTGCGCGCCCACACCGTAGTCGCGGGCGTCCATGTCGAAGCCGAGCATGAGGTTCGCCTCCACGGTGTCGGCGCCTTCTTCCTGTAGCTTGTAGGCTTTCAACTTGTTGAGCAGCCCGATGCCGCGACCTTCCTGCTGCATGTACACCACCACGCCCTTGCCGTCGCGCTGCACCATCTCCATGGCCGCGTGGAGCTGGGGGCCGCAATCACAGCGGCGGCTCCCGAAGATGTCGCCGGTGAGGCAACTGCTGTGCATACGGACCAGCACCGGTTCGTCCTTTTCCCAAGTCCCTTTTACCAAGGCGAGATGTTCCTCCCCGGTGTCCTTCCCCCTGTACGCGATCAGGTGGAAATCCCCGAAGTCCGTGGGCATGTTCACCTCCACGACACGTTCCACCGAACGCTCCGTGCGCATGCGGTACGCCACCAGGTCCTCGATGCTGATCAACTTCAGGTCGAACCGCTTCGCCACCTCGCGCAATTGCGGAAGACGGGCCATGGTACCGTCGGCGTTCATGATCTCCACCAGCACCCCGGCGGGCTCCATGCCGGCGAGCCGGGCGAGG
Coding sequences:
- a CDS encoding universal stress protein; this encodes MMKILCPTDLTLATDIALSHAGNIAQRGNGEVTLFHVLTKEEVKNNDIGNPGPHVKTLDLLSKQGVKVNRVDREGSPLKEIVAEAKNGHALMVAGTHGVQGLRQEWLGSDMLKLVREVPIPTLVVQMYSPRTENIGHILMPVAGHADITPLLDAVCLLAKISGAEVDVYQQLQEGSTTSNTLLANKVKMMERLAKEGIKHEEVHEPVEKFYEGFAVRTIRYANKVGASCIAIMANASGDHKKIADKEKQDLLVNEKGIPILCAV
- a CDS encoding choice-of-anchor B family protein — encoded protein: MKTAFTLVFLSAITLGSNAQTNIVELGHLDYDSLRSSDLSNLWGYADEEGNEYALVGVNGSGAPNSGGLSVVNVTDPAHPVEVFFAPGPPSIWREVKVWGDHAYVTTEANFGLLIVDLSPLPQSTDLPVTIFHGQGWNTAHSLFIDENGRLYVQGTNRGNGGVIMYDLTQDPEAPVEVGSYDPLYCHDSFARGDTLYAAHVYQGIFTIVDVSDPASPVMLGSHASASNFTHNLWLDDSGQYLFSTDEVSNAYVAAYDIGDPTDIREVDRLRSDPGNNVIPHNTYWLDHFLVTSYYTYGVVIYDATHPENLVEVGHFDTSPSTGYGFHGDWGVYPFLPSGNLLISDIEEGLYILGPTYVHASWLQGLITDAGTGDPVNQATITLETTTAADSTGFDGLYALGTDVPGSYTVTVSAAGYPTATISGVELESGHVTVLDVPLGGAVNAGLAEFTDRPSFFISPNPCSGSFTLEMAGPAMLMVDVVDTQGRAVIPSFHMVGTAYGAVEDLMPGVYLVRATDLDGQVRVQRLLVEQ
- the tsaD gene encoding tRNA (adenosine(37)-N6)-threonylcarbamoyltransferase complex transferase subunit TsaD, whose product is MGIRVDPQSADPDLIRRHQGVAVQVRNKDPVQAVRPEEPQLHAPDAQLGTQFRTEGRTELLGQVGLHRRGHQRPDHGDHQNKQHRKHTEHPAPSAPRPYPLHFPLCHPCLASDLRSVLYTIKHQARSAKLTPLLPQPVHQVILGIESSCDETAAAVLVDGELRSNVVASQEVHAKWGGVVPELASRAHQEHIVPVVREALDTAGIAKEDLSAVAFTNGPGLIGALLVGSCFARSLAQALNIPLLAVNHVQAHVMAHFIRDGQDRPMPAFPFLNLTVSGGHTQLVLVRSPLDMEIIGTTLDDAAGEAFDKGAKVLGLPYPGGPLVDLHARTGDPHRFALPKPAITGLDLSFSGIKTAFVAMVQRGEQKQPGFAKAERDDLCASLQNAIIDHLMAKTRRAIRLHEVDRVGIAGGVAANSGLRARLKELGEKENVEVFIPPFSYCTDNAAMIAMAGLHLLEAGRLAPLDMVPLPRTH
- a CDS encoding translocation/assembly module TamB domain-containing protein, with product MRIHPDAHVLEAKRVELHRSRFALARAADDPHSNLTNLLEKLSSPSGSDTTTSAPWSVRVAQVDIRDLHFSHHDGHHARLPFGVDVSHVDIPDANIIGRDFLLAGDSILFRFDQLALTEQSGLVIKQLAGSARVAPRGIKVDRLHLITGGQHPGSTGSDIRGDIDLRSKSLAEFEYYNTKVFMSARLDSSRLQFADVALFAPDLEGVDYLVAVSGKVQGRVNELKGRDMDLYFGKRSIFRGDIEMTGLPDFPNTFIVLDASSIRTDPGDLSLLPVPPFTSKATLVLPPEVERLGRLSFSGNFTGFINSFTTYGSATTEAGTLRSDISFERDTVTKYFELRGKLATDGFDLGKVLQSKAVGRIALDTKVAARGRDLNTMEAEIEGTVPELGLAHYTIGGITLNGKLEKNLFNGELHCRDPKLNLDFNGLADLRGRWPDVDFTADVRRMDLRALGLIGGDGYSDVAMQINAKGQLAPDSLQGKIRLREVSYCEDSIDLHLGDIALDAWRDKGVPMVKLESTVADAMISGPFYPTLLPGAFQSVIFSIFPSMQEQVKYDQEDQNFTFDATLKEARSLLELVVPGLDLAAGTHATGRFNSRTFDLGLDAHLPTIGYMGYSGDSLDITLGKTMDLVAFSIKGNGKIRKDSSVTLSDLYITGTAYQDEIRLRADWAGEDSVASGTVNLNALVKGPASVLIDIEPSSVDLGQGIWHNERTAHIQVDSSTITIDTLLMLNQVQAVRLGGTIGRDPGQALSFELQDVRSENLKPLYDGPVVHGAISGDGRIFDLYGKPYLLSYLCVDSLAIADKPVGDLRLAATYNEGGDAIDVNGSLQRDTLRAFDFSGKVNPGKDQELDLKLRMDRFDLRFIDPYLPEAISEIQGKVTGVVDITGKLNDPQINGSATLENAGLRVNYLNTFYSFSHKVDIKPDMFALDQVLLHDDEGHTATANGTIIHHGLKDWNFDVSMDVDNMKVLDTDARRNELYYGKAYAMGILGISGYADNLEINVDAATGPGTDIHFPLGASQEVGGISFVRFTGNGISAEQSDQAVDLSGIRLDMKVAVTPDARFELIFDPTVGDIMRGRGNGNIAMAVTPSGDFSMKGDVELVDGDYLFTLRNLVNKRFGVEPGGHITWYGDPFNAIIDVDAVYRLRASLYDVIPPALRTEAYKKRFPVEVLMHLSQNLMNPEIGFDVRLPSVDEGVRTQVNSALATPDDMNKQVFSLIVLNRFLPSDATGGPSDNSGLGGATAATGTELLSNQLSNWLSSFSSNFDLGVNWRTGDVISQDEVELAVSTAIFNDRLQLNTNVGVAYGAGGTQQGSNTVIGDFSAEYSLTQDGKLRFKAFSQSNDRNLNQVDQAQTTQGAGLAYREEFDTLGEFFRKVTTVFRKKDKK
- a CDS encoding bifunctional 3,4-dihydroxy-2-butanone-4-phosphate synthase/GTP cyclohydrolase II codes for the protein MNTSPFDSIESAIADIRAGKLVIVVDDEDRENEGDFITAARNATPEVVNFMATHGRGLICTPLTEERCDELGLDLMVQDNTALHETPFTVSIDLRGHGTTTGISASDRSKTILSLIDPVTKPSDLGRPGHIFPLKARNGGVLRRTGHTEATVDLARLAGMEPAGVLVEIMNADGTMARLPQLREVAKRFDLKLISIEDLVAYRMRTERSVERVVEVNMPTDFGDFHLIAYRGKDTGEEHLALVKGTWEKDEPVLVRMHSSCLTGDIFGSRRCDCGPQLHAAMEMVQRDGKGVVVYMQQEGRGIGLLNKLKAYKLQEEGADTVEANLMLGFDMDARDYGVGAQILHDLGVRRMRLLTNNPKKRTGLVGYGLEITENIPIQIVPNEHNHKYLLTKKLKMGHHLDLEG